The Triticum aestivum cultivar Chinese Spring chromosome 4B, IWGSC CS RefSeq v2.1, whole genome shotgun sequence sequence gatccaccggagacacacctccacacgcccaccaacggtgCTAGACGCGCCGCCGGAACGGGGACTaagcggggagacctttattccatcttcagggagccgccgccgtctcgtcttcctgaggaggacacaaaccctagcaaagcTGAAAGAAActactaaaaacggagccctcccgccggcccttgccgagatccaccgcgcccccatggccctagggccaccggagaggaggcggacctgcggcggccacggcgggaggcagaaaccctaatctttttgttgttgttgttgttaagtTGCGCGATACTAAAAGAAAAAGACTCTTCGCGCCTGATGGGTCGGCCCAGTCATAGCTTTACCTGCCGCATCGAGAATACCCTTGAAAACACGCTTAAGGTGTAAAATAGACCGGGATCGTTATAGTTCGGTGTGCTGATTTTAAGGATTCAaagttcagggtttgatttagcttttgTCTACAAACTTATGATTTATTTTAGACTTTTTCCGGGCTCTGAATCGCTTTTTGGGCTTGATGCGTGTGTACTTGAACGTAATATACGAAGTACATAACTGGTTTCCATAAAATAAAGGTACATAACTGGTACTTAGAGCAACTCTAACAGACCCCGCATCCGCCGCCGACCTgaaaaataaccgccaaaatgcgggtagGGGCGGAAAAGCCggcccgatcagaccccgcataccgccccggcccgcaaaaaattTAAGGGGCGCGGCAAAATCTCGGCTCCAACCCGCGAATACACGGGTTTCCCCGTCGCAGTTgcggtgccctgcatcacacaGAATCACTtagcgggagggacatttcagcccgcacGCATTTTTCCCACCCCCTTCCACCGCCGACCGCCCTTGCTTCCGCCCGTCTGCCGACGGCAATTCCGGCCAAATCTGCAGGCAGAATTGCGCCGTGGGGCCGTCCCCCACCCTCCCGCGTCGTCACGCTGTACCGACCCCCCCTCTCCCGGATTCGGCGAGAAGAGCATCGCCCTCGTCGCTACCGCCGCCGGGAATCGACCACCTTCgagcccgcccctcgtcgccgcccggtATCACCCGCCGCATCCGGCACCGGTTAGTGTGTATTTTGTGATTTTTGCGAGCGAGCGGTATAGTTGATTGACGCGCCGGTATGCATGTAGATGGAGTTGAGCCCGTGCGAGAAGTCCTTGCTCAccgattcggacgactcggatgttgagaccATGCTTGCAAACTTTCGGCAGCAGACATTAGTCATGGCACTTGCCGTGAAGGAGCACAAAGACGAGAACCGGAAGAGAAGGAGAGGATCGACCGTCGGGCGTCTTTGCATTCCTCGGAATCGTCATCTTgagaacgagatgttgatgcaagactacttcgtGGAGAATCCTACATTCCaccgcacctcttccggagaaggtaccgaatgcgccgatctctctttgtgaaaattgttcaagcttgcgaggaaaattgccggtattttactcaaggaagaaatgctgagggcttaaagggatttagtgcatatcaaaaaatcgaTGCAGCTATGCaggtgattgcatatggcgtttCGGCTGACTATGCCGATAAGTACCTTCACATTGGTGAAGATACTACAATTGAGTCAGTGCGTAGATTTGCAAAAGTGACCATCCGTATTTTTGGTTCtgagtatcttcgggcacccaacgaggatgacacaaagaaattgatggcatctaatgagaggagaggttggcctggcatgctaggtagcattgattgtatgcattggacatGGAAAAATTGCCCGAGGGCATGGCAAGGAATGTactgtggcaagtctcgtgatgcaagaattgtgctagaggccgtagcatctGAGGATTTATGAATTTGGCATTGCTTGTTTGGTATGCCGGGCACtttcaatgatatcaatgtgttgcaacggtctcatttgtttgctaggcttgctagtggcgatgctcctgcttgcaactacgctaccaatgggcatgaatacacaaaagggtactatcttgcagatggtatataccctccttggtgcatatttgtcaagagcatcaaagaacccaaaactaAAAAACAGTGTGAATCTGCAcgggtgcaagaggcagcccgaaaagacattgaaagagcatttggtgttttgcaatctaggtttgccattgtctGTGGTCCTGCTCATTTTTGGGCTAAGAAAATCTTGAAAAatatcatgacatgttgtgttatcctTCACAATATGATTCTTAAAGATGAGAGATGAATGAACTTGGAATTCttctacgacaatgtgggtagccgtgtcaaaccagctagagaccctaaccgcattagagcttttcttcagacatacaaggagattgaaaatgcaaacacacactttcaacttcgggaggatctcattgagcaccattggcaaagggttGGACAGTGACTcatttttgtattcatttgtattcGTATTCGTcacaagttttgtattgcattatttaagatttgaataattatttgtaatgtggaTGATTGTTGTAGTGTGTTGAATTTCaataattatttagtttgcttcCGTTTGTTGTATTATGTTGGATTTGATATTTGGCAGGCCGATGAGATGTGGAAAGCAGCGGTGTAAGAGCAGACACAGTAAAGCCAACCCGTATACCGTTTGAGGTGTCTACGTCTGCGGCCGTCCTTACTGGCCTGTAAAAGCCGTTTTTCGCTAACTGCAAACGCGTTTTACAGGccgggcgggatgcggggtctgatagAGTTGCTTTTAAAAGAGAACCGAAAACAAGGTGTCACCCACTCTCGAGGACCGAAAACGAAGCAATGGCCAACATATTTGCATGTGCCCATCAACCGTTTTTGTATTCTACCTTGCTCCCAAAACCCTCGGATAAAGAACTACTCCAAAGAAAAAGCCACTAGTATGATACTCAAAAAGGACAGATGCAAGTTGCCAAGTGCCCAAGTTGACCATTGTTCTACAAGGCCAACCAGCAAGGCAGCCGCGCGGCATCATCAGCAGTGACGCCAGAGCCGCCTCCTTCTCCGCTGCTTCAGTTTTCTTGGAGCCAAACTCCTTGGCGGCAGACGCATATATACATACCGCATTGACTTGCTGAATGGTACTAGAGCAGTGGAAACCAACTCAAATTCACTCGCGAGCATACACGAACACACGACAAACCGTATAGATCAGTCGTCGAAGCCAGTGTAAGCAAACATGCAACCGCAGCAGGACGCCGCCGAGGACGTGGTCATTGTCGGCGCCGGCCTCGCCGGTGTCGACGTCGCCCTGGGACTCCACAGGTACGCCGGCACACCAGTCACATCTCCATAGAGGCAGAGACGACTCACATGCTCTCTGAATTCTTCGTGAACGAGGATCTCACAGCCAGCTCCATGTGTGTGTGACACATAGGCTTAACTAAACGAGGATCGCACTGGATGCAGGAAGGGCGTGCGGAGCGTGGTGCTGGAGTCGTCGCCGGCGCTTCGGACGTCCGGCTTCGCGTTCATGACATGGACCAACGCCTTCCGCGCGCTTGACGCCCTCGGCGTCGGCGACAAGATGAGGAGCCACCACCTGCAGGTTCAGGGGTACGTGCAGTAAAGCTCGATCTTGATCTCCATCTTTTTTCTGAAGCTTATCACGATCATACGTATCGAGTTAGCCGTTCTGACGTGGGTATGTTTTTCTCTTCATTTTTCTCCTCTCGCTAGGGTGCGCGTCATGTCTCCGACTACCGGGGAAGTGGTGCGAGAGCTGGATCTCCGGGTGCAAGGCAAACTGTGAGATATCCATCCAACATCAATATCAGACACGAACTTGCTCTGAAGTTGCTCTGTTCTTGGGTGAATTTATCTGTGTTGCTCCTTGATGCAGGGGACCCCACGAAGCCCGGTGCGTGCAGCGTAACGTGCTCCTCCAGGCGCTGGAGGAAGAGCTTCCGGCAGACACCATCCGCTACAACTCCAGGATCGTCTCCATCGACGACGACAAAGAAGGCGGTGGCGATGCCAAGATCCTCCATCTCGCCGACGGTTCGATGCTCCGAGCAAAGGTGCTGATCGGTTGCGACGGGATCAACTCAGTGGTGGCCAAATGGCTGGGGCTCGCCAAGCCGCTGGACTCGGGGCGTAGAGCCACGCGGGGGCACGTCAAGTACCCCAATGGCCACGGCTTCCAGCCCAAGTTCATGCAGTTCAGCGGCAACGGCTTCCGTGCCGGCCTGGTGCCCTGCGGCGACACGGACGTGTACTGGTTCCTGACGTGGTCACCTTCCTGTCCGGACGGGAAGGAGGACGTTGACCATAGCCCGGCGGAGATGAAGCAGTTCGTCCTGGCCAAGCTGCGGAGCATCAAGGCACCTGACGAGGTGCTGGAAGCGGTCGAGAGGAGCGAGATGAACGACGTCCTCGTGGCGCCCCTGAGGTACCGCCCGCCGCTGTCGCTCCTCTTCGGGAGCATCAGCAAGGGGAACGTGTGCGTCGCCGGCGACGCGCTCCACCCCACGACGCCGGACCTGGCACAGGGCGCGTGCATCGCGCTGGAGGATGCCGTCGTCCTCGCGCGGTGCCTCGGCGACGCCATGGCCCGCGATGGCGACGGCACTGAGACGATCGAGGCGGCTCTGCGCCGGTACGCCGGGATCCGGCGGTGGAGGAGCGCGCAGGTGATCGCGGCGTCCTACATGGTGGGGCGTGTGCAGCAGAGCGAGCACGCCGTGGTGAGATTTGCGCGGGACAGGCTGCTGTCAGGGGTGCTCGCCAAGGGGCTCCTCATGACGCCGGACTACGACTGTGGCACACTTTGACTGCGAGGGGTCTGGTTCTGGCAGAAGCCATTTGTAAAGGGGTCTGgttcgcgacttatggggctggacgaaagcctgtttttccaccagtgaCGGTCCTATGTATCCAGTTGTACGAATACGGCTTTCAAGCACAGGCTCATGGAATTGGTCATTCGCTTAGGCACATCCCTCTGGTGCACGGGGGAAACCCTaaccccgccgccggcctccccttCTCACTCCTCCCCCGCTTCGCCGCCGTCGGAGGGGACATTGGTGAAGCCCGCGTGTACcccagggaaggtggcggcggggcatcATCATCGTTTCGCCATTGCCCCGCGCAGATCTCGCAGCGGCCGGTGGTGCGCGGCGGTGGTCCGATGGTAGCTGGCGCCTGCTGCCCGTGGGGCGGCGTCCCTCACGGCGGCGGGGCTGCCCCTGAACGGCGCTCGGTGGTGGCCACTTGGCGGCGTGTAGGTGGGCCGGATCTAGGCTTTGGGTTTGCTTCCCGTCGTGGGAGCGCTTGCTGCTGCCCTCGGCCATGGGGCATGGTCCCGGACGGGCCTACTTTGTCTCGCGTCGTCTCGTTGGccagtggtggtggtcatcttcttcgtcggaggtggccggccagaggcttggtgatcggatctcaaGATCCATCATCTAGTTCCGGCTGCGAGTTGGGAAGACATGGTTGTCGGTGAAAACTGAGCCGACGGCAGATGATGGCGGCGTTatacgccgttaccttgatgaaggcatcgtcgtgtaactattgtcgacccactcgtgctgctccgggggaaccCTATAATCTGGTGTTTCGGATCGAACGATGGCGACACGgcagtgtcgtttctctcttgggagcatcgtttgtggagcagcgctggaagtcagaaggagcggcttcgtcttgcacggagcttcgaaGGAGATGTCCattcatgcctgaccgacaggtgctacgctttgtcatgcctggtcggcaggtgctacgcacgatagatcttccaaagacttcaagctgtgtcggctggtggtacttggcagcatggtgctaAGGTGTATCAGTGcagaccgcgacgtgctcagctgtttgcgcgcagggaggtggtgccgttgggcgccgtggtggcatcgacgacagctagaccgagcaaggttgatgcgtcagtacagctctgaagatggagcggtggcagttggcggcagCGACCTCTGAGAGCAGGCCGGACTAGTGTGTGCCCAAGACCCGATAAGTGGCtaggttgggacctcaggtcttaggtGTTAGGCTTGACTGCGAGGTTTGTGCTATTAGGCctggactatcagcatcccttcatcaactggataggagtagcgacagatgttgcctagattgTGGCTTTAGACTTACTGTTGTATTTTCTTGTAAGAtcttttgtgaataattaataaagtggatgCTCGGGGtcttcctccatttctaaaaaaagcTCAAGCACATGGGAGCCTCCATGCTCCAGGATCTCCCTAGCCATTGGATGATGGATCTAACGGCCATCTTCAGAGACATGGGAGCTATGCATAATTAAGAGACTCATTAGGATATTTTCACAATTTTGCACAAGCTCTTCGCTGTAGCGCTTTGATCCATCATCCGTTGGCTGGGAGCTCCTGGAGCATGGGAGCATTGAAGCTCCCGTATCACGGGATATGTGCTCCATGCCCAAGATGTGAACTGGCATGGAGACCGACTGCTTGAGATCTCCCAACGGCAGGGACACGTTGGGACATCGATTGCATGTGTTTATCATTGACTCCCAAACTCCTTGGCAGTGCAACCTGTGGCACCGATTCCATTGCCTCAGTTTTGTCACATCACTTTGTACTGCATTGTGGCTCTATGATTTTTGAGTAATATTATCTAATTTTCGTAGAGTTGGATAGGCCTAATTATTCTTAGAACATATTAGAATTTAACTGTTCTACTTTGGCAATGACAAATAACTCTAAAATGGTGTTTGGAATTCTAAAACTGTGTACCTTGACGGTGTCAAGAACTTGTGTGTACACATCTACATCGGTCCTCAAACTCTGGAACTGTGTACTAGAAGTCCAAAATCTTTGTAAAGGGTTCCAAATACGGTTGTAATTATCATAATTcaagaaatcgttaactggtagatGCTCAGTCGGTGCAAGAGTAGCGATTAATCGGCGAATCGTCCTATTAACTGGATTAATCAGTCGACCATTAATCGGTAGATTGAATAGGAACTGGCCAAATATATCTAGTTTTTGTATGTATTATAGCATACTCTCATGCTACCAGCTATGTAATATACCAAAACATGATGTCGTACACATATAAAAAGCATACAGAGGAGGTGAAATTACTAAGCTAGCTATTAAGGAGCGGGATGGGGCTGGAAGGGGTTACGAGCCAGCAATTTGGGCTATATTTGCCCACCTGTTAATGGGCCAGCAGGTATTAATCAGCCTAACAACTGATTAATCGGTCTAACCGGCCAATTAATCGGCCTAACAAGTTAACCCGGCGAATGGGTGTTATTCGATTCGGCCATGCTATGAGTAGCAATTAACTAGCCCGTTAACTGATTAATCGGGTGAATTCTTGGACAATAATAATTATACTGTCTGGAAAAGGATTCAGTGTACAAATACGGCTTCAAGGTGGAGTCTATGGTGtatagttggggggggggggggggggcgctagtCAGACCAAGTGGTTCCGTCGTAGGCACTAACAAGATTGGTTTCATCGTGTCCATTTCATAAGATTCACGAACCTGTTAGTATTTCTTTGAGATCAGACATGTAAATTGTACTTCCCACCACTTCGACTTAATGAAATATTGGGTCCTTCTGGACCCTTCTCGTGTTAAAAAATAGACCgatttctttttttttcatccCCACCGTTTTCTTCGTGTTGTTTACATTCAGGTCCATTTTCCTTTGCAACACCTCCCCCCTTCCCTGTCAAGGCTAGCTGACAATGTTTGTCCCATCGACAGAGGGAGGGTGTGTGGGATGATGTTGTTGGCACATGCTGAGGCGCTAGTAATGGGGAAGGCATGTTCTAGGGTGGCAGTGGGTGTGCGGCAACCACCATGCTCCCATGCCCTAGGAGGTTCCCAAAAGTTGTATCGTGGACCCAATGGCCATCTTTAGTGACTTGGGAGTTGTGCATAATTAAAGGCTTCTCAGGTTTTTGATAACAATTTTGCACGAGCTCTCCCCATAGCAGTTGGATCAATGATACTTTGATGGGGGAGCTCATGAAGCATGGGAGCATCGAAGCTCCCGTATCACCAGATATGTGTTCCATGCCTAGGATGTGAATTGATATGGAGACTGGTTGCTTGAGATCTCTCGATGTCTCATCATCCTATATTTTTCCGCCCATGGTCAAAAGGAAAACCTAGATACCACATTCACCTAAGCCCCTACCATGACTTTTGCGTATCATTCACATCCCAACCTCCTTGGCGGTGCAGCAAGTGTTGTGGCACCGACACAAAGTTCTCAGTTTATGTCACAATAATTTGTTGTACATTGCGGCTCTTTGATTTTTAACTAATATTGTCAAATTTTCATGGAGTTGGATATGACTAATTCATTTGAAAACATATTAGAATTTAAGTGTTATACTTTGGCAATGCCAAATATAAGTAAAATGGTCTTTGAAATTCTTGGAACAATACAAACCCATGACTTTGCAATGTGTCCTATATTGGCAGCGGGAGAAACTGAAGTAGATTCTGCTCTTCTTATTGTTCGTTAGCCCGGAAAACCTAAAGGAATATTAAAATGCATGTGTTCATGTGAATCAGTTCTAATCAGTGGAATAGCTTTTACAAAAAGAAATTTTGGTTGGTTTTACAAATGATCGGATTAAGGCCTTGATCCATCTCATCATCGTGTTATATATTGACGATTGTCATAGGCAGTGTgttctctccttccctctccaatCTACCACCCATCAATGCATagtattgtcggcgttctgggaaggggggtccccagacttgcctgcctgcggcctacagcgtggctcagccagtggcctagtacggcccgtcttcatcaacaaacgctcaaagccctcgcgaggggccaagcctcgcggggcggacgacgcaaggcctcctcaggggcggcctcaccaggaagactcgcgaggaggcggagagatcaaggcaaggagtacctcgcaaggtgctcatgatgcaagccatgacgatcaagaccaggcgggc is a genomic window containing:
- the LOC123095162 gene encoding monooxygenase 2 isoform X1, producing the protein MQPQQDAAEDVVIVGAGLAGVDVALGLHRKGVRSVVLESSPALRTSGFAFMTWTNAFRALDALGVGDKMRSHHLQVQGVRVMSPTTGEVVRELDLRVQGKLGPHEARCVQRNVLLQALEEELPADTIRYNSRIVSIDDDKEGGGDAKILHLADGSMLRAKVLIGCDGINSVVAKWLGLAKPLDSGRRATRGHVKYPNGHGFQPKFMQFSGNGFRAGLVPCGDTDVYWFLTWSPSCPDGKEDVDHSPAEMKQFVLAKLRSIKAPDEVLEAVERSEMNDVLVAPLRYRPPLSLLFGSISKGNVCVAGDALHPTTPDLAQGACIALEDAVVLARCLGDAMARDGDGTETIEAALRRYAGIRRWRSAQVIAASYMVGRVQQSEHAVVRFARDRLLSGVLAKGLLMTPDYDCGTL
- the LOC123095162 gene encoding monooxygenase 2 isoform X2, with the translated sequence MTWTNAFRALDALGVGDKMRSHHLQVQGVRVMSPTTGEVVRELDLRVQGKLGPHEARCVQRNVLLQALEEELPADTIRYNSRIVSIDDDKEGGGDAKILHLADGSMLRAKVLIGCDGINSVVAKWLGLAKPLDSGRRATRGHVKYPNGHGFQPKFMQFSGNGFRAGLVPCGDTDVYWFLTWSPSCPDGKEDVDHSPAEMKQFVLAKLRSIKAPDEVLEAVERSEMNDVLVAPLRYRPPLSLLFGSISKGNVCVAGDALHPTTPDLAQGACIALEDAVVLARCLGDAMARDGDGTETIEAALRRYAGIRRWRSAQVIAASYMVGRVQQSEHAVVRFARDRLLSGVLAKGLLMTPDYDCGTL